CACCGTGCCGAGCAGACCGAGCAGCGGACAGACCATGGCCAGGGTGGTGATGGCGTCGATATGGCGGTCGATGTTCGGCAGCGATTTCAGATAATATTCATCCAGCCGCGAGCGGGTCAGCGGATAGCGTCCCTGCTGCTGACCGACAAAAAAGCGGCCCAGTTGCGAGCGCAAGCCGCCACCGCTGCCGGACGTTTGATGGGTGTCGCGGCAGCCGTGCACCAGCTCGATCATGGAGATGTCGCGAAACTCCAAACGGTGAAAGGCCACCACCCGTTCAAACACCAGCATCCACATTACCGCCGAAATCACCAGCAACGGCATCATGACCAGGCCGCCGTGGATGATATAGGCGAACAGGGCGCTGTCGCTGCTCAGGTGGTGCAGGGTATGTAAGCCGCGGGCAAATAACGCGTCCATCATCGTTCCTAACCCTGGCAACGCGAGATGATGTTGGTCAAAGCCACGGATTTTTCCTCCATGTCGCCGATGATGTGTTCCACCTGACGGTTGAGGAAGGTGTGCAGCAACATGATGGGGATCGCCACCACCAGACCGAGCATGGTGGTTACCAGCGCCACGGAGATGCCGCCGGACATCATGCGCGGATCGCCGGTGCCGTAGATGTTGATGATCTCAAACGTGCTGATCATGCCGGTAACTGTACCGAGCAGGCCGAGCAGCGGGGCAATGGCCGCCATGATATTGAGCAGCGGCA
This is a stretch of genomic DNA from uncultured Desulfuromonas sp.. It encodes these proteins:
- a CDS encoding MotA/TolQ/ExbB proton channel family protein; translation: MMDALFARGLHTLHHLSSDSALFAYIIHGGLVMMPLLVISAVMWMLVFERVVAFHRLEFRDISMIELVHGCRDTHQTSGSGGGLRSQLGRFFVGQQQGRYPLTRSRLDEYYLKSLPNIDRHIDAITTLAMVCPLLGLLGTVSGMITTFDVIALFGTGHSKALAGGISEALITTQGGLLVAIPGMFASAVLSLRARRLRERLEESIMTLKRIVES